The Anastrepha ludens isolate Willacy chromosome 2, idAnaLude1.1, whole genome shotgun sequence genome contains a region encoding:
- the LOC128871744 gene encoding uncharacterized protein LOC128871744 encodes MTSQTSRSFLHSCLKVPIDPCNNCPAPIYNRPKLYLGRMTATPLSVTNKSLNASEFENVDSTLANSGIRSLAKLYDSIPDYCDINHLPNEEFYSTLDTLRSTCCELRTKSAQRCVVEASSTTSSMSSHCVNVKRGKSTKLTKSKPSTGKGSDKKKAEKYNNQEVYENSRSVSGTPFSIAQKMDFTRRNKIKNYKEEFEDEVKAFQNTIKDIEEKLKQSHAFASLSESKGRTTKINPNIFPNAGNDVKKCTDKVPTTPSVSKFREFCRQTGDNIRPSSKTSTVSLRKFLRKSFSFNDINSLVDCNESENIESKKRLDKSTETQILINRTPSKFSSYFTQKSGLTSPEKSPPKIVLEPPSSETTSVKSSSRSSGRRKKRTKDKKQQRDFKVPFSIFNLDTKKDIEKHATPSPLHPVARPNLAATLRAEVSKKKLKELQNSCTYYDSTKQFDWEVRKTPAWKSLSLNESHKEILSMRLATRKAEQAMQQREYELNMELMRQRVKSAPLLLEGTTFWGPHIGKLTHTCQREGLSHCCQSNQRKARCKSAESRRKLYTREGTGSECSQKSNKLNLLHKIYGVSTKTHSRSATQTPVAKKTSLSAEKGNSERTQVVQTQNDSGDELSSLDRAFL; translated from the exons ATGACTTCGCAGACTAGTAGATCCTTTTTACATTCGTGCCTGAAGGTACCCATAGATCCATGTAATAATTGTCCAGCGCCAATTTATAATCGGCCGAAACTATATTTGGGTCGAATGACAGCAACACCGTTAAGCGTCACAAACAAGTCGCTGAATGCAAGTGAATTTGAAAATGTTGACTCAACGTTGGCGAACAGTGGAATACGTTCCTTAGCGAAACTTTACGACAGCATACCAG ACTATTGCGATATTAACCATCTGCCAAATGAAGAATTTTATTCCACGCTGGACACTTTACGGTCCACTTGTTGTGAACTGCGCACCAAATCTGCTCAGAGGTGTGTGGTTGAGGCGAGCAGCACCACGTCATCCATGTCTTCCCATTGCGTCAACGTAAAGCGGGGCAAATCTACGAAGCTTACAAAGAGTAAACCTTCAACTGGTAAAGGTAGCGATAAAAAGAAAGCTGAAAAATATAACAACCAAGAAGTTTATGAAAACTCGCGCTCTGTGTCCGGAACTCCATTCAGCATTGCTCAGAAAATGGACTTTACGAGGcgaaataagataaaaaa ttacAAAGAAGAGTTTGAGGATGAAGTTAAAGCATTCCAAAACACAATAAAGGACATTGAAGAGAAACTCAAGCAAAGTCATGCGTTCGCCTCTTTATCGGAATCGAAGGGGAGAACAACCAAAATCAACCCGAACATATTTCCAAATGCAGGCAATGATGTGAAAAAGTGTACAGATAA GGTCCCGACCACACCTAGTGTATCAAAGTTTCGCGAATTTTGTAGGCAAACTGGCGATAACATACGCCCCAGTTCCAAAACGAGTACTGTTAGCTTgcgaaaatttttgagaaaatcttTTTCCTTCAACGACATCAATAGCTTAGTCGATTGCAATGAAAGCGAGAATATTGAAAGCAAGAAACGTTTAGATAAATCCACAGAAACTCAAATTCTTATAAATCGCACACCTTCGAAATTCAGTAGTTATTTCACCCAAAAATCAGGACT TACCTCGCCAGAGAAGAGCCCACCGAAAATAGTTTTGGAACCACCGAGTAGTGAAACAACTTCTGTGAAGTCTTCAAGCCGTTCAAGTGGTAGACGAAAGAAGAGGACCAAAGACAAAAAGCAGCAAAGAGATTTTAAAGTGCCTTTCTCAATATTCAACTTGGACACAAAAAAGGATattgaaaag caTGCAACTCCATCGCCCTTACATCCTGTGGCGCGGCCCAACCTCGCTGCAACATTAAGAGCTGAGGTATCGAAGAAGAAACTCAAAGAGTTGCAAAACAGCTGCACATATTACGATAGCACAAAGCAGTTTGATTGGGAAGTGCGCAAAACACCAGCGTGGAAATCGCTGTCTCTCAA TGAATCCCACAAAGAGATACTGTCTATGCGTTTAGCCACTCGCAAAGCAGAACAGGCAATGCAACAACGCGAATATGAACTAAACATGGAATTAATGCGTCAGCGCGTCAAATCGGCACCACTACTTTTGGAAGGCACCACATTTTGGGGTCCTCATATAGGCAAACTCACACATACCTGCCAACGCGAGGGGTTGAGTCACTGTTGTCAGTCGAATCAACGCAAGGCGCGTTGTAAAAGCGCCGAAAGTCGTAGAAAACTTTACACCCGTGAAGGCACCGGTAGCGAATGCAGTCAAAAGagtaacaaattaaatttgttacataaaatatatggtGTTAGTACAAAGACACACTCGCGAAGTGCAACACAAACGCCAGTCGCAAAGAAAACGTCGCTGTCCGCTGAAAAGGGAAATTCAGAGCGGACGCAGGTGGTGCAAACACAGAACGATAGTGGTGATGAGCTATCTAGTTTAGATAGAGCATTCTTGTAG
- the LOC128871747 gene encoding enolase-phosphatase E1 isoform X2 — protein sequence MPEFRVKLILCDIEGTTTSISFVKDVLFPYAKIHTKAFLEETWSDADTQRIVQDLRNSPQCREYFGDATELSTASAGNIASFVNFLIDKDLKLGPLKTLQGLVWTKGYASSKIKGHIYADVAAAFKQWHEAGIRIAIYSSGSVKAQQLLFGQTELGNMLTYISGHYDTAVGNKQEKKSYANIAKDLALSCPDILFLTDVVKEAEAARDAGMHVAILNRPGNAPLTDDDKIAFTIVDSFDDLKIHLK from the exons ATGCCTGAATTCAGAGTAAAATTAATACTTTGCGATATTGAGGGGACAACGACTTCTATCAGTTTTGTAAAG GATGTGCTCTTTCCCTATGCGAAAATACACACCAAAGCGTTTTTAGAGGAGACTTGGAGTGATGCGGACACACAACGTATCGTTCAAGACTTGCGCAATTCGCCACAATGCAGGGAGTATTTCGGAGATGCTACTGAACTATCCACAGCTTCTGCTGGAAATATTGCTAGTTTTGTGAATTTCCTTATTGATAAGGATCTTAAATTGGGTCCATTGAAAACCCTTCAGGGATTGGTGTGGACGAAAGGTTATGCCAGCAGCAAAATTAAGGGGCA CATTTACGCAGATGTTGCAGCAGCATTTAAGCAATGGCATGAGGCTGGTATACGCATTGCCATCTATTCCAGTGGAAGTGTTAAGGCGCAGCAATTACTATTTGGTCAAACAGAACTGGGAAATATGCTGACCTATATTAGCGGTCATTATGATACTGCTGTTGgtaacaaacaagaaaaaaaatcgtatgcCAACATAGCGAAAGACTTAGCCTTATCATGTCCAGACATACTGTTCCTAACCGATGTGGTAAAAG AGGCTGAAGCCGCTCGTGATGCAGGTATGCACGTCGCGATACTCAATCGTCCAGGCAATGCACCATTGACTGACGACGATAAAATAGCATTTACAATTGTTGATAGTTTTGATGACTTAAAGatacatttgaaataa
- the LOC128871747 gene encoding enolase-phosphatase E1 isoform X1, with product MVNTKGGKLNNMQIRSIKIILRPEHGTKQGSRGQRYERNNLNSIYIRQDVLFPYAKIHTKAFLEETWSDADTQRIVQDLRNSPQCREYFGDATELSTASAGNIASFVNFLIDKDLKLGPLKTLQGLVWTKGYASSKIKGHIYADVAAAFKQWHEAGIRIAIYSSGSVKAQQLLFGQTELGNMLTYISGHYDTAVGNKQEKKSYANIAKDLALSCPDILFLTDVVKEAEAARDAGMHVAILNRPGNAPLTDDDKIAFTIVDSFDDLKIHLK from the exons ATGGTAAACACGAAAGGCGGGAAATTAAATAACATGCAAATACGGAgcataaaaattattcttagaCCTGAACATGGAACTAAACAAGGAAGTCGCGGACAAAGATATGAACG AAATAATCTTAACTCAATTTACATACGGCAGGATGTGCTCTTTCCCTATGCGAAAATACACACCAAAGCGTTTTTAGAGGAGACTTGGAGTGATGCGGACACACAACGTATCGTTCAAGACTTGCGCAATTCGCCACAATGCAGGGAGTATTTCGGAGATGCTACTGAACTATCCACAGCTTCTGCTGGAAATATTGCTAGTTTTGTGAATTTCCTTATTGATAAGGATCTTAAATTGGGTCCATTGAAAACCCTTCAGGGATTGGTGTGGACGAAAGGTTATGCCAGCAGCAAAATTAAGGGGCA CATTTACGCAGATGTTGCAGCAGCATTTAAGCAATGGCATGAGGCTGGTATACGCATTGCCATCTATTCCAGTGGAAGTGTTAAGGCGCAGCAATTACTATTTGGTCAAACAGAACTGGGAAATATGCTGACCTATATTAGCGGTCATTATGATACTGCTGTTGgtaacaaacaagaaaaaaaatcgtatgcCAACATAGCGAAAGACTTAGCCTTATCATGTCCAGACATACTGTTCCTAACCGATGTGGTAAAAG AGGCTGAAGCCGCTCGTGATGCAGGTATGCACGTCGCGATACTCAATCGTCCAGGCAATGCACCATTGACTGACGACGATAAAATAGCATTTACAATTGTTGATAGTTTTGATGACTTAAAGatacatttgaaataa
- the LOC128871747 gene encoding enolase-phosphatase E1 isoform X3 — protein sequence MVNTKGGKLNNMQIRSIKIILRPEHGTKQGSRGQRYERNNLNSIYIRQDVLFPYAKIHTKAFLEETWSDADTQRIVQDLRNSPQCREYFGDATELSTASAGNIASFVNFLIDKDLKLGPLKTLQGLVWTKGYASSKIKGHIYADVAAAFKQWHEAGIRIAIYSSGSVKAQQLLFGQTELGNMLTYISGHYDTAVGNKQEKKSYANIAKDLALSCPDILFLTDVRLKPLVMQVCTSRYSIVQAMHH from the exons ATGGTAAACACGAAAGGCGGGAAATTAAATAACATGCAAATACGGAgcataaaaattattcttagaCCTGAACATGGAACTAAACAAGGAAGTCGCGGACAAAGATATGAACG AAATAATCTTAACTCAATTTACATACGGCAGGATGTGCTCTTTCCCTATGCGAAAATACACACCAAAGCGTTTTTAGAGGAGACTTGGAGTGATGCGGACACACAACGTATCGTTCAAGACTTGCGCAATTCGCCACAATGCAGGGAGTATTTCGGAGATGCTACTGAACTATCCACAGCTTCTGCTGGAAATATTGCTAGTTTTGTGAATTTCCTTATTGATAAGGATCTTAAATTGGGTCCATTGAAAACCCTTCAGGGATTGGTGTGGACGAAAGGTTATGCCAGCAGCAAAATTAAGGGGCA CATTTACGCAGATGTTGCAGCAGCATTTAAGCAATGGCATGAGGCTGGTATACGCATTGCCATCTATTCCAGTGGAAGTGTTAAGGCGCAGCAATTACTATTTGGTCAAACAGAACTGGGAAATATGCTGACCTATATTAGCGGTCATTATGATACTGCTGTTGgtaacaaacaagaaaaaaaatcgtatgcCAACATAGCGAAAGACTTAGCCTTATCATGTCCAGACATACTGTTCCTAACCGATGTG AGGCTGAAGCCGCTCGTGATGCAGGTATGCACGTCGCGATACTCAATCGTCCAGGCAATGCACCATTGA